The genomic segment ACTACGGACAATATGATGGTAAATAATTTGATATGCGGGCTTTCCACTTTACTAATGATGCGATCCAATCGCATATTGGATATAACCCACCAACAAAAAGCTATACTTATAAGGGATATAGTTATATTGATGAGTGCGCTTGTTCCTAAGCCGAATTCCCCACCCACTATGGTATGCACTCCTTATTATCATGGTTCAATATCACATTACGATACTCCCTATCCTAACGCAAAAATAGTACAGACGCAAAGGGTGTTTTATGAAACTTCTTTAAAAATATTTTGGGGATGGTGGAGGATGAGCACCCATTAAGGTTCTTTCTAGAATGAATTCGTTATTCCTGCCTAACCATTGTATGATTTTGATTAACTTTTTTGTTGGGAAACATAAAGAGGAGCGGTGACCGCGCCTCTTTTGTCTATTTTTATAAATTATACTTTCTATTGGAAAATGGATGATCTCCAATCCAACGAACTCCAAATATCAAGGATCAACCCAGGAAAGATACCGAAACCGATTACTCCAACTAACGAAAGCCCCACCAGAAGTGCGCCGGTCCAAGGTAGACGCAGCGCTGACCTCTGCTCGTTTACTACTATAGGACGAAAATACATTTGACGTACCAGTTCAAAGTAATAACCATAAGAGATTACCGTCATCAGTACCATCAGGCCGGCTATCCAAAAAGAGCGCGTCATCAGTACGGCCAGAAAAATGTGTAGCTTGGCAAAAAAGCCAACGGTAATTGGTATGCCGGCAAGTGAGAGGGCAAACAGAACCGTAGCGAACGCTAGTAGAGGCGAACGATGATTTAGACCCGCAAAAGCACTTACATGTTCATCTTCCGTCTCCCGTTCAACAATAGCTACAATCGTGAGCAAACCGACAGTAGCTAGCATATATGCAAGGAGATAGAAAAGAAGGCTGTTAAATAAGAGCGGACCAATCATAGCAACGGGGAGTATGAGAAAACCAACATGCCCAATACTGGAGTATGCCAACATCCGCTTGGTATGCGTTTGCCGCAATGCAACCGTATTTCCGATAACAAGGGAAAGAACAGCCACTGCAACAAAGATCGACTCCACCATAAATACCCATTCTGTCTGTAGTGCAGGATAATATGCGATCAGCACTATCCGCAACAACAGAGCAAAAGCAGCAATTTTAGAGACTACCGCTAACCAAGTCATAATCGGGGTACTTGCCCCCTGGTATACATCAGGTACCCAAAAATGAAAAGGACTACTCGCTATTTTAAAGACTAATCCGAATAAAACAAGAAAAAGGGAGAGGTAGATATAAAGATCAAATCCTTCTACAAAAACCTCTGCCAACTGCTCCTGAATCAGATAGAGATTCGTGCTGCCGGTAATACCATATATAAACGAGAGACCGTATAAAAAAAAGGCAGACGACACTCCACCATAGATAACGTATTTCCAAGCGGCTTCATTCGCATCTTGTCGCTTTTTACGAATGCCTACCAGTATATAAGATGAAATACTTAGTAACTCCAGCCCCACATACAAAGTGATCAAATCTGCTGAGGAGACAAGTAACATTGCCCCTATCAGTGCTGTCAACAACAGCGTGTAATACTCACCCTCATACTCTATTTCTGACCGTCGCACATCTGCGATTGAGAGTAGAAGCACCGCGAGCACCCCGATGAGGAGCAAAACTTTAAAAGAGAGGCTGATCGCATCTATCCGATATGTGTCTGCTAAAATCTCATATGGAGCCTCCCCCCACTGCGAAAGGGTAACTGTCAAGGAAAATCCAACAAAGAGTACACTAAGCCAAGCGATCAGTGTCCGCCTCTGCTCATCTCTTAGTACCAAATCGAGCAAAGATAATAAAACAGCTGCACAAACCAATATCAGTTCTGGTGCCATCACGATCCAATCGTAATCGAGTAAAGTTCGGTTCATTTTCCTACCCTCCCATCTGTGTAACAACTAGTTGAATGGCTTCCGACATCGGTCCTGTTAATGCTTGCGGGTATACTCCGACAAACAAGATACTCGCACATAAAAGAAAAACCGGTACCATTTCACTACGGTGCAGATCTGATCCAACTAACTGTGATTGTGCATTCCCTTTCCCATATGTCGTCTGTAAGACCATGCGGAGAGCGTATGCAGCTGCCAATACAAGTGCCAATGTTCCTATCCCAGCCAAGAGTGGATGCTTAGCAAATAATCCTAAAAATATCAACAGTTCGCTAATAAAACCCGAAGTAGTCGGGAGGCTTAGTAAAGCAAGACCAGCAAAGAGAAAGAAGCCTGACCAGAGCGGATACGGGTGAGCAAGTCCACCGAGACGGGCAAGTGAAGTAGACCGTGTGCGTACTGTTAAAGCACCGATGAGGAAAAAGAGAAGAGCAGAAATGAGACCATGAGAGACTGATTGCAACACAGCCCCACTTAAGCCAGCTTCATTTTGTGCTGCGATCCCCATCAACACTAATCCCATGTGACTCATACTCGCATAGGCGAGAATACGACGCAGATCTGTTTGCACAAGAGCGATCAGCGCACCCACAAAAAGACTGATCAAACCAAGAAGAGCAATCACTTCGCCCGCCTGTGACATCAATGTGGGGAAGAGAACAACCCCATAACGAATCAGTCCGTATGCCCCCACTTTGAGAAGAACACCCGCGTGGAGCATCACTACCGGAGCTGATGCCTCGCTATGAACGCGCACCATCCATGAATGCAAGGGAAAAAGAGGTAGCTTAATCGCAAAAGCAGTCCAGATAGCAAGAAACACTCCCCACAGCATATAGGTAAGCTCATTTTCATCGGTTGTCGCAATAATAATACGCATCTCATTTTGGAGACCGGCGTAATCGAGTGTCCCCCCCAGAAATAACAAAACAAGAAAGGCTAACAGCAACACTCCTGACCCGAGACCATTGTAGATTAAAAAATGATTAGCCGCCTCTTCCCTGCGTACACCCCCCCATTGACCAATAAGTATATAAGTGGCCACTAACGTAATCTCAAAGAAGAGGAAGAAGAGTAATAGATTTTGTGATAGGAACACTCCCAACATTCCCACTTCTAGCAGTAGTAAGAGCAGGAAAAACAGCTTTCTGCGA from the Mechercharimyces sp. CAU 1602 genome contains:
- a CDS encoding NuoM family protein; the encoded protein is MELITSQLLTWLLFSPLVGVGVMTFIPQARTNMVGVVGIGATAIPLVMVVWLLFLYTPGEGLMQFSHEIDWFQLAVSANQTLAFSYHVGIDGISLPLVMLTAFICFVTAIAALLYIERRRKLFFLLLLLLEVGMLGVFLSQNLLLFFLFFEITLVATYILIGQWGGVRREEAANHFLIYNGLGSGVLLLAFLVLLFLGGTLDYAGLQNEMRIIIATTDENELTYMLWGVFLAIWTAFAIKLPLFPLHSWMVRVHSEASAPVVMLHAGVLLKVGAYGLIRYGVVLFPTLMSQAGEVIALLGLISLFVGALIALVQTDLRRILAYASMSHMGLVLMGIAAQNEAGLSGAVLQSVSHGLISALLFFLIGALTVRTRSTSLARLGGLAHPYPLWSGFFLFAGLALLSLPTTSGFISELLIFLGLFAKHPLLAGIGTLALVLAAAYALRMVLQTTYGKGNAQSQLVGSDLHRSEMVPVFLLCASILFVGVYPQALTGPMSEAIQLVVTQMGG
- a CDS encoding NADH-quinone oxidoreductase subunit N yields the protein MNRTLLDYDWIVMAPELILVCAAVLLSLLDLVLRDEQRRTLIAWLSVLFVGFSLTVTLSQWGEAPYEILADTYRIDAISLSFKVLLLIGVLAVLLLSIADVRRSEIEYEGEYYTLLLTALIGAMLLVSSADLITLYVGLELLSISSYILVGIRKKRQDANEAAWKYVIYGGVSSAFFLYGLSFIYGITGSTNLYLIQEQLAEVFVEGFDLYIYLSLFLVLFGLVFKIASSPFHFWVPDVYQGASTPIMTWLAVVSKIAAFALLLRIVLIAYYPALQTEWVFMVESIFVAVAVLSLVIGNTVALRQTHTKRMLAYSSIGHVGFLILPVAMIGPLLFNSLLFYLLAYMLATVGLLTIVAIVERETEDEHVSAFAGLNHRSPLLAFATVLFALSLAGIPITVGFFAKLHIFLAVLMTRSFWIAGLMVLMTVISYGYYFELVRQMYFRPIVVNEQRSALRLPWTGALLVGLSLVGVIGFGIFPGLILDIWSSLDWRSSIFQ
- a CDS encoding DUF1146 family protein, translated to MHTIVGGEFGLGTSALINITISLISIAFCWWVISNMRLDRIISKVESPHIKLFTIILSVVLGHGLATFLIDYLSWSRMIKYLF